From the Chaetodon auriga isolate fChaAug3 chromosome 17, fChaAug3.hap1, whole genome shotgun sequence genome, the window TTCACAGTGACTTTACAGTGAAGGATATAGTGACATAACAGTGTCTCCCTGAAAACCAGCCTGGCACAATCTTAAAGCGCCTCCGCAGAATACTGTAGGGAACGATTTCAATTATTCATGGCTCCTCCTTGGGCCACAATCTTTATCAAACAAAACAGAGTCAGTACCTTGGGACTGGCtccaatacaaaaaaaaaaggttatatGTGTGTATTCAAGTCTTTGTTTATCATTTTGTCGTCTGCATTTTGACAAGATCACAGAAAAGGCCTTTGCCATTGATGCAGTGTTATCGATAAGTTATGTTAAAGGGATAATCAATTGATTTTACTCTTCAAAGTCAGTGCTTGTCATGTAGAGCactactcagcctgtgaaaacagctttatGATGTTTTCGGTGGCTCTGGAGGAGTTTCATGAAACCTGGTGGTCTCAAATCtctggtgatgtcatcagggttatctctCGCCTCGGCCTCGGACATGACAAGTTTTTAATGGAGAGCCTACATTATGCACTATGTAGACATTTCTTTCCAAGAGTTAGATGCTGAATTATAGGAAGGGTAGCATGAAGTGTTGAATGTAGAGCTTGATTCATGGTTGGGACCAAAAGTCAGGGTATCTGAGCCTCTGGTTTTGACCATTCTCTGTTTAATCTGACTCGTGTGAGTTTCCCAACTTTATTGAAGTGCAACACTAAACTGTTGGATTGCCTCTTTAATGCCTTTTTGTGTCTGACTAACAGGGAGGCATTCACTGGCCAGGCGCCATCATCACCACAACCAATCATCTGTCAACAAGGAGGCGTTGAACACCAGGATGGTGCTCAGTGATGACTCGGCAGAGAGGGACCACCTGATCGGAGCAGGGCTCGGGCTCGGTGCTAAACTCCCGCTCAGCTCCACCAAACATCACCATCAAAAACACGTCCACCTAGACTTCGTTGAGGAGGACCCACCTGTGGGGGAGGAGCTCACTGCCGGAGGGGCGGGTCCAGACCAGCCAGGAAACCCCTtatctgatgatgtcatcaccgTGGAGTTTCACAGCCCTGCGCCGGATGTTGTGCCCTCTGAAGTTGCTCTAGATTGGGCCAAAGTCCCAAAACCCCAGAAGCAAAAAGGGGGAGATCCTACTGCGTGGACGCTTTCTGACTTTTACGACTACCTGTCCCCTGACGACGACCTCTCGGCATTAGATGCGACCCCAGTACCTGAGCCCACCCCTTCACCTCCGGCCGACATGGAGGATGAGAATCCGCTCCTGGCTGGTTCTCCTGCTGTTCCTGACAACATAAGGCCTGATGTGGACAGTGGGCCCTCCTTATCAGCTCCTCCAATGCCAGGGCTGGAGAAGGGCGATGGGTTAGGTTTAGGTGGTGCCATGGGGGCTGACGGCTGCAGGCTGGGCTTTGTGCGCTCTGGACCTGgggtttgtgtgtctcagtgtgacaTTGAACCCAATTTCTGCTTCAATGGAGGAGTGTGCA encodes:
- the LOC143334983 gene encoding chondroitin sulfate proteoglycan 5-like isoform X2: MARGDSRLGTWQVLLTISMVIIPASAHGRHSLARRHHHHNQSSVNKEALNTRMVLSDDSAERDHLIGAGLGLGAKLPLSSTKHHHQKHVHLDFVEEDPPVGEELTAGGAGPDQPGNPLSDDVITVEFHSPAPDVVPSEVALDWAKVPKPQKQKGGDPTAWTLSDFYDYLSPDDDLSALDATPVPEPTPSPPADMEDENPLLAGSPAVPDNIRPDVDSGPSLSAPPMPGLEKGDGLGLGGAMGADGCRLGFVRSGPGVCVSQCDIEPNFCFNGGVCTVVAGMGAFCRCNVQDYIWNKGTRCDWAVTEFQVMCVVVGVASLVVILLFMIVVFFAKRLHHLKNENKRLRKRSKYRPQSSEPQTDGLSVSTTADGSQPNDEPQKQEDPAKSPQPKEEGSMNILNSHSPKHENNRPTSVAHDLGHSPNHTEENAEVNTLQNNLV
- the LOC143334983 gene encoding chondroitin sulfate proteoglycan 5-like isoform X1, whose product is MARGDSRLGTWQVLLTISMVIIPASAHGRHSLARRHHHHNQSSVNKEALNTRMVLSDDSAERDHLIGAGLGLGAKLPLSSTKHHHQKHVHLDFVEEDPPVGEELTAGGAGPDQPGNPLSDDVITVEFHSPAPDVVPSEVALDWAKVPKPQKQKGGDPTAWTLSDFYDYLSPDDDLSALDATPVPEPTPSPPADMEDENPLLAGSPAVPDNIRPDVDSGPSLSAPPMPGLEKGDGLGLGGAMGADGCRLGFVRSGPGVCVSQCDIEPNFCFNGGVCTVVAGMGAFCRCNVQDYIWNKGTRCDWAVTEFQVMCVVVGVASLVVILLFMIVVFFAKRLHHLKNENKRLRKRSKYRPQSSEPQTDGLSVSTTADGSQPNVRKLCDTPPPAPQAHTHNLAYYDNIICQDEPQKQEDPAKSPQPKEEGSMNILNSHSPKHENNRPTSVAHDLGHSPNHTEENAEVNTLQNNLV